The bacterium genome has a window encoding:
- the cysS gene encoding cysteine--tRNA ligase: MALHVYDHVTRTRRLFAPVHPGKVGMYVCGMTVQDKPHVGHMFAFVACDMIRRYLEHLGYAVTHVQNFTDIDDKIIVKARQEGIDFRVVSQRNIDLYHEYAATLNIRPAHRYPLVTDHIPEIVAFTADLVAKGHAYAAGGDVYFKVRSWDEYGFLSGRHVDDMRSGVRIEVGEAKLDPLDFALWKTAAPDEPGWDSPWGRGRPGWHIECSVMATKYLGPHFDFHGGGRDLLFPHHENECAQSCCGTGQKFVNFWLHNGLLFLGDKKMSKSDGNFFAMGDVLALFPAEVIRFFLLNAHFRSQIDYGEDRLREAGVAYDRLRRGVRRLAERRASGVPPVPEGLLSGPGEALARAVREHRRRFFAAMDDDFNSAGAIGVLFGLVRDLNQYDAAAGPELLDGGPLDEAWALFEDADRILGLHREGLAGLVAVAAPVVPQEVLDLVAERVAARARRDWAAADALRGRIADLGFSVEDGPGGSTARPTAPGGD, from the coding sequence ATGGCCCTGCATGTCTACGACCACGTCACGCGGACCCGGCGCCTGTTCGCCCCCGTCCACCCCGGCAAGGTGGGCATGTACGTCTGCGGCATGACCGTGCAGGACAAGCCGCACGTGGGGCACATGTTCGCCTTCGTGGCCTGCGACATGATCCGCCGCTACCTCGAGCACCTGGGCTACGCGGTGACCCACGTCCAGAACTTCACCGACATCGACGACAAGATCATCGTCAAGGCGCGGCAGGAGGGGATCGACTTCCGGGTCGTCTCGCAGCGCAACATCGATCTCTACCACGAGTACGCCGCCACCCTGAACATCCGGCCGGCGCACCGCTACCCCCTGGTCACCGACCACATCCCGGAGATCGTGGCCTTCACCGCCGACCTCGTCGCCAAGGGCCACGCTTACGCCGCCGGCGGGGACGTGTACTTCAAGGTGCGCAGCTGGGACGAGTACGGCTTCCTGTCCGGCCGCCATGTCGACGACATGCGCAGCGGCGTGCGCATCGAGGTGGGGGAGGCCAAGCTGGACCCCCTGGACTTCGCGCTCTGGAAGACAGCCGCCCCGGACGAGCCCGGCTGGGACTCCCCCTGGGGGAGGGGCCGCCCGGGTTGGCACATCGAATGTTCGGTCATGGCCACCAAGTACCTCGGGCCGCACTTCGACTTCCACGGCGGGGGTCGCGACCTGCTGTTCCCCCACCACGAGAACGAGTGCGCGCAGAGCTGCTGCGGCACCGGCCAGAAATTCGTCAACTTCTGGCTGCACAACGGGTTGCTGTTCCTGGGCGACAAGAAGATGTCGAAATCCGACGGCAACTTCTTCGCCATGGGCGACGTGCTGGCCCTGTTCCCGGCCGAAGTGATCCGCTTCTTCCTGCTCAACGCCCACTTCCGCAGCCAGATCGACTATGGCGAGGACCGCCTGCGCGAGGCCGGGGTCGCCTACGACCGCCTGCGGCGCGGGGTGCGCCGCCTGGCCGAGCGTCGCGCGTCCGGCGTCCCGCCCGTGCCCGAGGGCCTGCTTTCCGGCCCCGGGGAGGCCTTGGCCCGTGCGGTCCGGGAGCACCGGCGGCGCTTCTTCGCCGCCATGGACGACGATTTCAACTCCGCCGGCGCGATCGGCGTCCTGTTCGGCCTAGTGCGCGACCTGAACCAGTACGACGCCGCCGCGGGGCCGGAACTGCTGGACGGCGGCCCCCTGGACGAGGCCTGGGCCCTGTTCGAGGACGCCGACCGGATCCTGGGCCTGCACCGCGAGGGACTGGCCGGACTGGTGGCGGTCGCCGCGCCGGTGGTGCCGCAGGAGGTCCTGGACCTGGTCGCCGAGCGGGTGGCGGCCCGGGCCCGGCGCGACTGGGCCGCGGCCGACGCCCTCAGGGGGCGGATCGCCGACCTGGGCTTCTCGGTCGAGGACGGACCGGGGGGTTCGACGGCCCGTCCGACGGCTCCCGGCGGCGATTAA
- the ispF gene encoding 2-C-methyl-D-erythritol 2,4-cyclodiphosphate synthase — protein sequence MGWDRHRLVAGRPCLLGGVRFEDCPVGPLGHSDGDAAAHAVVDSLLGAAALGDIGRHFPDDDPAWAGADSLDLLARATALVRAAGWRVGNVDLTLILERPRIAPAAERMRAALAGALGVGPEVVSVKATRGEGLGPEGRGECVTAMAIALLLPAARGAEGDPA from the coding sequence ATGGGATGGGACCGCCACCGGCTGGTGGCCGGGCGGCCCTGCCTGCTGGGCGGGGTGCGCTTCGAGGACTGCCCGGTCGGCCCGCTGGGACACTCCGACGGCGACGCGGCCGCCCACGCCGTCGTCGACTCGCTTCTCGGCGCCGCCGCCCTCGGCGACATCGGGCGCCACTTCCCGGACGACGACCCGGCCTGGGCCGGCGCCGACAGCCTCGACCTGCTCGCCCGCGCGACCGCCCTGGTGCGCGCCGCGGGCTGGCGGGTGGGCAACGTGGACCTGACCCTGATCCTGGAGCGGCCCCGCATCGCGCCGGCCGCCGAGCGCATGCGGGCGGCGCTCGCCGGCGCCCTCGGCGTCGGCCCGGAAGTCGTGTCGGTCAAGGCGACGCGCGGCGAGGGGCTCGGCCCCGAGGGCCGCGGCGAGTGCGTGACCGCGATGGCGATCGCCCTGCTGTTGCCGGCGGCACGGGGCGCGGAAGGAGACCCGGCGTGA
- a CDS encoding D-alanine--D-alanine ligase, protein MSAFTSLKVLVLMGGDSREREISLLSGAAVARALADLGHAVVARTLTRVGDVLEMDDLRAWDVVFPALHGGMGEDGRLQALLDVLDVPYALSGHLASALAMDKAATKRILRSADIPTPDWLLVTPDREGVAWPDRDQLLKRVDAELGWPVVVKPNADGSSVGVRIVAQPSEFAAAFDEAAAGGRDVLLESYVPGRELTAAILLGRRLPLVEIVPHDGFYDFGNKYTTGASDYLCPAPVHSPLYERISGDARRAYDLLGCRGLARVDFRLDGSRYSCLEVNTIPGMTDTSLVPKAAAAVGIPFAALVDDLCRDGVRRGANR, encoded by the coding sequence GTGAGCGCGTTCACGAGCCTCAAGGTGCTGGTCCTGATGGGCGGCGACAGCCGCGAGCGCGAGATCTCCCTGCTGAGCGGCGCCGCGGTGGCCCGCGCGCTCGCCGATCTGGGCCACGCGGTGGTCGCGCGCACGCTGACGCGCGTCGGCGACGTGCTGGAGATGGACGACCTGCGCGCCTGGGATGTGGTGTTCCCCGCCCTGCACGGGGGGATGGGGGAGGACGGCCGCCTGCAGGCCCTGCTCGACGTGCTGGACGTGCCCTACGCGCTGTCCGGCCACCTGGCCAGCGCGCTGGCCATGGACAAGGCCGCCACCAAGCGGATCCTGCGCTCCGCGGACATCCCCACGCCGGACTGGCTGCTGGTCACCCCTGATCGTGAAGGCGTGGCCTGGCCGGACCGCGACCAGCTCCTGAAGCGCGTCGACGCCGAGCTGGGCTGGCCGGTGGTCGTCAAGCCCAACGCGGACGGTTCGAGCGTCGGCGTGCGCATCGTGGCCCAGCCGTCGGAGTTCGCGGCGGCGTTCGACGAGGCCGCGGCCGGCGGCCGCGACGTGCTGCTGGAGTCGTACGTGCCCGGGCGCGAGCTGACCGCGGCGATCCTGCTGGGCCGGCGGCTGCCCCTGGTCGAGATCGTGCCCCACGACGGCTTCTACGACTTCGGGAACAAGTACACCACCGGCGCCAGCGACTACCTGTGCCCGGCCCCGGTCCACTCGCCGCTCTACGAGCGGATCAGCGGCGACGCCCGCCGGGCCTACGACCTGCTGGGCTGCCGAGGCCTGGCGCGGGTCGACTTCCGCCTCGACGGCTCCCGCTATTCCTGCCTCGAGGTGAACACCATCCCCGGCATGACCGACACCAGCCTGGTGCCCAAGGCCGCCGCCGCGGTCGGCATCCCCTTCGCCGCCCTGGTGGACGACCTCTGCCGCGACGGCGTCCGGCGCGGCGCGAACCGCTGA